The following is a genomic window from Janibacter sp. DB-40.
ATCGGCTGCCATCTCGGGGGCTGGCTCGCCTCGTCCAGTGACGTCACTCTCATCGGCCGCGCCCCGATCATCGACGCCATCGAGCAGCAGGGGGTGACGGTCAGCGACCTCAAGGGCCGCAGCCGCACCGTCCCGCCCGAGCGCCTCACCCTGGCGACCGAGGCCAGCGCCGTCGTCGACACCGACTACGTGCTGATGACGACCAAGAGCAGCGGCACCGTCCACGCCACCCGGCAGATCGCGCCGTACCTCGACCACGACTCGGTGGTCGTCTCCTTCCAGAACGGGCTGCGCGCCGCCTCGATGATCGACGAGGCTCTCGGCTCGGCCTTCCCCAGCCGAGCCTCCCGACCGCTCGCGCTGTCGGGGATGGTCCCCTTCAACGTCGTGCGCGTCGGCGAGACCCACTGGGCGCAGACGGTCAGCGGGCGGATGAAGGTCAAGGACCACCCACGCGTCGACCCCTTCATCCGGGCGGCCCACGGCGCCGGGCTGCAGATCGAGGTCGAGCCGGACATGCGCGGCGTCCTCTTCGGCAAGCTCCTGCTCAACCTCAACAACGCCGTCAACGCCCTCACCGGTGAGCCGCTGGCCGTCCAGCTGCGCGACCGCGACTGCCGCACCGTGCTCGCCGCCTGCCAGGAGGAGGCCCTCTTCCTCGCCAAGCGCCTCGGCGTGAGCCCGGCGGGGACGACACCTCTGCCACCGGTCCTCGTGCCCACGCTGCTGCGCGCCCCGGACCCGGTCTTCGCCGGGCTCTCACGCGCCTCCCTCAAGGTCGCGCCGGAGGCCCGCTCGTCGATGGCCGACGACCTGGCCGCGGGTCGCCCCACCGAGATCGACGAGATGCAGGGCGCGGTCGTCGCGCTGGCCGAGACCCACGGCACCACCGCCCCGGTGTGCGCCCGGGTCGTCGACCTCGTCCGCGAGGCGGAGGCGGCCGGCCCCGACCGCCGCCGCTGGACCGGCGCGCAGCTGCGCCGCGCCGTCGGCGTGTAAGCGGCCCCGGACACGGCCGGGTGGATGTATCGGCGAGCGCTGGGCGACGCGCGGATACATCGACCGAGGAGACGACCTCCGATTGGTCCTCCCCGGGCTCGTGGGCGACGATGTCCGTATGACGTATCGGATCACGGTGGTGTGCACGGGCAACATCTGCCGCTCGCCGATGGCCGAATTCGTGCTGCGGGAGCGCTTCGAGGAGGCCGGTCTGTCCGACCGGGTCGCCATCGACTCGGCCGGGACGACCTCGTGGGAGGAGGGCAACCCGGCCGACCCGCGCACGATCGACGCGCTGGAGCGGCACGGGCACACCGGTGACTACTCGGGCCACCGCGCTCGCGTCTTCGACCGGCGCTCCTTCACCGATGTCGACCTCGTCCTGGCCGCCGACCACGAGCACTACTCGGTGCTGCGCCGGCTCGCGGCCGTGCCCGATGCGCAGTCGAAGATCCGGATGATCCGGTCCTTCGACCCCAGCGGGCCCAAGGGGGACGCCCTGGCGATCGACGACCCGTGGTACGGCGACGACGCCTCCTTCGACCGCACCTACGCCGAGGTCGTCGCGGCCGCCGACGGCATCGTCGACTTCGTCCGTGAGCAGCTCGCGTCGCGCGAGTGAGTCCCCGCGCGCACGACGCGCCACGTCCAGCGGGCTCCCAGTCCGGTGTCAGACAGGGCGGGTACCCTCCGTCGCATGCCACGACGCCGGTTCACCACTGCCGCAAGCGCGCTGATCGCGTCCGCGGCACTGGTCGTCTCCGCCTGCGGCGGTGACGCCAACGGCGGTCCCTCGTCGAGCTCCCCCTCCGAGACCAGCTCTGGACCGTCGACCAGCAGCTCGACCTCCTCGTCGCCGACCTCGCCCACCCCGACCGACCCGCCGACGCCCGACCCCTACGCGATCAACTGCAAGCTCCTCCCGCAGAAGGTCGTCGACGAGTGGACGACCGACGGCGAGCCCGCGACGGTCGAGGCCACGGAGGACGGCTGCCGCGTCGTCAGCTCCAGCCCCGAGGGGGCCCTGATGGTCCAGTGGCGCTACCTCGACGTGCCCGCGTCCTCCGGCGACCAGGGCCTGGTGCAGGACGTGAGCGAGTCGAGCGAGGCGGTCGAGATCGAGGAGGGCGTGACCGCCGTGCGCAGCGACACCGACGTCGACCCGACCCGCAAGACGCGGCTCTACGTCACCTTCGACAACGGCCGCACCCTCTACGCCGAGGCGACGGCGACCCTCGACCGGCCGCGGACCATGCCGGAGCTGCACCGCATGACGAGCCGGGTCGTCAAGACCTACGCCGACCAGCCGCCGCTGCCCACCCCGCCGGTCGACCCGGAGTCCTCCTCGACCTCGAGCTGACGATCTCGACGGGCGCCGCGTCCGACCGGGGCAGGGGCCCCCTTCGCCTGATGGGAAGATGTGCGCATGCAGAGCCTCGCTGACGCCACTCCCCAGATCGCCCTCGGTGCGCTC
Proteins encoded in this region:
- a CDS encoding 2-dehydropantoate 2-reductase encodes the protein MRRTRVAIMGAGSIGCHLGGWLASSSDVTLIGRAPIIDAIEQQGVTVSDLKGRSRTVPPERLTLATEASAVVDTDYVLMTTKSSGTVHATRQIAPYLDHDSVVVSFQNGLRAASMIDEALGSAFPSRASRPLALSGMVPFNVVRVGETHWAQTVSGRMKVKDHPRVDPFIRAAHGAGLQIEVEPDMRGVLFGKLLLNLNNAVNALTGEPLAVQLRDRDCRTVLAACQEEALFLAKRLGVSPAGTTPLPPVLVPTLLRAPDPVFAGLSRASLKVAPEARSSMADDLAAGRPTEIDEMQGAVVALAETHGTTAPVCARVVDLVREAEAAGPDRRRWTGAQLRRAVGV
- a CDS encoding low molecular weight protein-tyrosine-phosphatase; translated protein: MTYRITVVCTGNICRSPMAEFVLRERFEEAGLSDRVAIDSAGTTSWEEGNPADPRTIDALERHGHTGDYSGHRARVFDRRSFTDVDLVLAADHEHYSVLRRLAAVPDAQSKIRMIRSFDPSGPKGDALAIDDPWYGDDASFDRTYAEVVAAADGIVDFVREQLASRE